The Cylindrospermum stagnale PCC 7417 genome segment TTGCCAGAGCCGGATTGGCTCCATGACGATGGCTACTGAAGCTGGGAGTTTTAAATTTGGGTAAGCTAGGTGTTTTGCTACCGCCGTCTTGTGCAGGAAAGGTCTGCACAGATTCATGTTGGGGAAATAAATTTGTTTCTGGGGGATCGCTATTTGCGGTATCTGGGCTGAGGTCAACTGTCTTTATTTCCTCATCAGATGAAGACGGTGTATGTACTGTGGATTCGGTGGCGCTGATACTGATCCTAAAGGAGAAAGACCGCTTGGCTGAATCACCTGCTTCTGCCGATAGGGCAGTGCCACGATTCCCTAAATCATGTAGAGTAGCTTCAATGCGTTTTAAGCCTGCTTTCATAAAAATAACCTCAAGTTTTCTGTCCCCAGTGGCGTTGAATAATTGACAATAGAGTTGTTAAAAGGGCAAATATTGAGTGACTTTTCCTGATTCTATAGCGGGAATAATACTTTAAGGCAGACTATTATTATAAATTTTCACAGCAAGGGTGCAAAATCTATGGGAGTCCGATTTGATTAATAAACTTACTTGTGTAGGCAGGCAAGAGGCACTCCGACAATAAGCAACAGGGTTCTAGAAGATTAAGGAGTACGTCATTTTTTTTTGAAAAAAAATATTATTCTTATACATACTATCGGAAACAGTGATGAAAACCGACACAGCAAGTTTATCTGCTGTCAAATCTGGTAGAATTACCATTAAATTAATATGAGCAAAGTTATTTTGGTTACAGGTCCAGCACGCTCAGGTAAAAGTGAATGGGCAGAAACTTTAGCCATGCAGTCAGGAAAAACAGTAGTTTACGTAGCAACAGCTAGTGATCACCCAGATGATCAAGAGTGGCAGCAACGCATTCAAAAACACCAAAAACGCCGTCCTCAAGATTGGGTGACTCTCTGGGTACCCGTGGAACTGTCTGCTACCCTGGCTGATGCCAAACCAAATACCTGCCTTTTGGTTGATTCTTTGGGAACTTGGGTGGCTAATCTTTTAGAACAAGACGACCAGAAATGGGAAAACACCCTCTCAGAGTTGCTAGAAACAGTGCAGTTGGTCGCAGCTGATATGCTATTTGTAGCCGAAGAAACAGGTTGGGGTATAGTGCCAGCTTATCCCCTTGGAAGGAAATTTCGCGATCGCCTTGGTTCTTTAGTACGCCAGTTAGGTGCAACCTGTGAAGCCGTTTATTTAGTCACTGGCGGCCATGTTCTCAATCTCAGCCTTCTTGGTTCAACCTTACCAGTACCAAAGTCTTAATTCAAAATTTAAGATTCAACAACTAAAATTTCCCAACTAAAATCTAAAATTAGGCTATGGCAACCAAACAAGAAGTAAAAGGATATCTTGCCTACTGGTTTCAGTTAGGGAAGAAAGTTATGGCGAGCAACGGTAAAACAAGCTTTTTGCCGCAACAAGTGCTAAAAGGCGATCGCTATAGTCAAGAGTTTGAAGAGTGCTGGCAAAGCATCCTCTCACCGCAAACTGGTGACTGTTACCTGGAGGGCACCCATGAAACTATTGCCGAACTGCTGACACCAGCATGGGAGATGCTACCTTGCGGACGTTGTGCTATGCCAGTACCCATACGCAGCGTTGGCATGCCAGCATTGTTATGTCCTTGTAATAATCTACCCAACTGGCCTAATACCGAACTGCCCCAGCCGCGAAGCCCGGTTAGCACTCCAGAGCAACTAACAGCGATTTGCGAGCGGCTGATCGATAATCTTCCGTTGATTAGCCCTCACCAAGCAGCTGACAAGCCTTGAGAGACGGACTACATTACTCCTGTGGTTTCCCTACAAACAATCACAGGGTCTCTGTTTGCCCGGTTGAAATAAAATTAGCTTTTCCAATTTGACAACGCCGGGTTTACTCAGTACGAGAGATAGCCCTCCAAAATCATGTCCAGTTGAAAATTTCTAATAACCGCTATTGTGGGCAATTTGACGCACATGATATGAGGTAAGCGTTGGCAAGCAGCTTTGTTAGCGATTCTGCTTTAGTACTGCCACATTTAGATGGATGAAATCTAGAAAATCGGGTGTCTTGAGGTTAGAGCAAGGAAATCTCAGTCTGAAGGTAAACATAAACTCAGTTTGTTAACTTATAGTGGAACAAAAAATTTTATTTACTAGCTGAATACTTGGGAAGATATTGATTAACCTCTTGGAAGTAAACAGGCCAAAGAGGGATTTTTATTTTTTGTATTTTTCAGAAATTGCACTGGCTTAATTATGTAATTGAGGTTTGTAAACCTGGTAATTAAGTTTGCATAAAATGTAAATGAATTAGCTATTTACTTGGCGGTATTGTATTAACAAGCGGGGAGTTAAGCAGCCAGAAAGTGGTGATTTACTCTCAGCGATAATCCAAATCAAGGAAACTTCTACCATGTCTTACGAACTATTTACCGAATTGTCTGTCGAACAACAAGAAGTTGTATCTGGTGGTTCAGTTGGCACAAAAGTTGAGGATTATCTAAACACTAACTTCTACCAACAAAATTTCACCCTCATTAGCGATGTATCCTCCAACAAGAATGGTAGCCAGATTAAACAATACACAACTTCTGAGAACATCAAGACTGACGCTAGCAAGTATTACAAGCTCAAATTAGCATAAGTTATCGTTCTCATATAAGTCAGTAATTAGATTAGGCAATAAGTTTTATTTAATTTATTGCCTAAACAAAATTACATCACTTCTCCTGCCTTCTAAATTTTACGCCAAACGCTTTTCTAGCTCAATGTGTAAATTAGAAGTTTAGTTTAGTACGGGGAAAAAACATAAAGTCATTGCATTCTGTTTTCATTCTAATCGATATCGATTTTGCTTTTTGGTCAGCTATCAGCTATAAAGTATTTCCGGAGATGAGATTAATTAATACCTCTTGCTGATAGCTGACCCCTTCTACTAACACATCAATGTGTCATATTCGTGTTTTAGAAACCTGTATATAGTACTAGATAGCTGAGTCAACACAATGTCTGATAACATCAAAAACCAAAATTCGGATTTATTTATCGTATTGTCTGAGCAGGAACAAGAAGCCGTATCTGGCGGTTTTTTTTCTAACTTAAAACCATTTCGTTTAGTTTTTAACAAGATAGATATAGAGACTTATGCTAGTCAAGAAAATAATATTTCCGTAGGAGATATTGTTTTTAATAACAAACAAGAAACTAGATATAAGTTTTCGCAAATAAATTTAAAATTTAGAAATTAAATATTCTATAATTTTAAGTACTGCAATTTAGCTGAACTAGTTAAATTTTGAGCAGTAGAAACATTTTTATCCTGCTATATTGTAGTATAAGCTTCATCATATAAATTGATAGCCAAAATAATTTTCGTTGCTGTTTTTTATCTTTTATTATGTTCAATAATTCCAGAAATATATATACAGAATGACATTACCTCTGTCTTCTGATTTTTTCTGTAGGGTGCTTTGCTTATGAAATATCAGTTTGTTAAACAGCATAGTGAAGAAGACTGTGGGGCTGCTTGCCTTGCTGCTATTGCCAAACATTATGGACGAAGTTTTACCCTCAACCACGTCCGTGAAGCCGTAGGCACCGGACAATTTGGAACAACTTTATTAGGGCTAAAGCGGGGAGCAGAAACACTTGGGTTTAATGCTCGTTCAGTCAAAACTTCAGCAGAACTTCTCGACCGAATGAATGAAGCACCTTTACCAGCCATTATTCACTGGAAAGGGAATCACTGGGTCGTTTTATACGGCAAGAAAGGCAAAAAGTGTCTAGTTGTCGATCCAGCAGTAGGCATCCGTTATCTCTCTAAACAAGACTTAGCAGAAGGTTGGACAGATTGGTTAATCCTGTTACTGGAACCAGATCCAATTCGCTTTTTTGCCCAAAAGGATGATCAAATTGGTGGCTTTTGGCGTTTCTTCAAGCGCGTCTGGATTTATCGAGCCATTTTAGCTCAAGTCTTACCCCTGAATTTGCTCTTAGGATTGCT includes the following:
- the cobU gene encoding bifunctional adenosylcobinamide kinase/adenosylcobinamide-phosphate guanylyltransferase, which gives rise to MSKVILVTGPARSGKSEWAETLAMQSGKTVVYVATASDHPDDQEWQQRIQKHQKRRPQDWVTLWVPVELSATLADAKPNTCLLVDSLGTWVANLLEQDDQKWENTLSELLETVQLVAADMLFVAEETGWGIVPAYPLGRKFRDRLGSLVRQLGATCEAVYLVTGGHVLNLSLLGSTLPVPKS
- a CDS encoding CTB family bacteriocin; protein product: MSYELFTELSVEQQEVVSGGSVGTKVEDYLNTNFYQQNFTLISDVSSNKNGSQIKQYTTSENIKTDASKYYKLKLA